The following coding sequences are from one Aethina tumida isolate Nest 87 chromosome 2, icAetTumi1.1, whole genome shotgun sequence window:
- the LOC109600786 gene encoding uncharacterized protein LOC109600786, with protein MKMIKNGYLYILLIVIRIVLPTPPIDSRKLDKIKSDMNNLLELIPKGKFQEIINNHLINDTGFQAAVTYLRSDEWKTIIEKLKQNRDFIEFTQFLKTIDIDIDLYVHCVENQFTTLEIPDVPVGTKKDLKPFIVDLEKNLPTDMILSKLRESTTNNPKFRELYDKLASTETRSLIEKVLAIPEIKNIIKILSEMGLQLDQSVNGLYMFLGWK; from the exons ATGAAAATGATTAAGAATgggtatttatatattttgctcATTGTAATTCGTATCGTTTTACCTACGCCGCCGATTGATTCAAGAAAGTTGGATAAAATCAAAAGCGACATGAATAAT CTTTTGGAATTAATTCCCAAAGGCAAATTTCAGGAAATCATCAATAATCACTTAATAAACGATACAGGATTTCAGGCAGCCGTCACCTATTTAAGAAGTGACGAGTGGAAAACCATAAtagagaaattaaaacaaaatagagATTTTATCGAATTTACACAATTTCTAAAAACCATTGACATCGATATTGACCTTTACGTTCATTGCGTTGAAAATCAATTCACCACATTAGAAATCCCCGATGTTCCAGTTGGAACCAAGAAGGACCTTAAGCCGTTCATTGTTGATTTGGAGAAGAATCTGCCAACGGACATGATTCTTAGTAAACTGAGAGAAAGCACCACCAATAATCCCAAGTTTCGTGAATTGTATGACAAACTGGCTAGTACGGAAACTCGCAGCTTGATTGAGAAGGTTCTGGCAATTCcagaaatcaaaaatataataaaaatattaagcgaAATGGGTCTGCAACTAGATCAATCTGTAAATGGTCTCTACATGTTCCTTGGGTGGAAATAa
- the LOC109600785 gene encoding uncharacterized protein LOC109600785: MKILLILSLVCVSAYAAPRSQTKHVEHVKLKSLVDDLIEFLALIPLDKLKEISDEYLKNDKEFCDVVRYLQGDDWAALVKEVGSKPAVQDFEKYLTDAGIPVDLIIALIHELIQNADPQAVTLKPVRSLRSYLDEIEAALPIDDLIALLNDKMKNSADFQALYAEVSSEKAHALVEEVRALDEVQRLAAELRSMGVKVDEVLAVVYEFLGWGAPVKSVKSLVDDLLQFLALIPLDKLKEITDEYLKNDKEFCDVIRYLQGDDWAALVKEVGSKPAVQDFEKYLTDAGIPVDLIIALIHELIQNADPQAVTLKPVRSLRSYLDEIEAALPIADLIALLNDKMENSADFQALYAEVSSEKAHALVEEVRALDEVQRLAAELRSMGVKVDEVLAVVYEFLGWGAPVKTVKSLVDDLLQFLALIPLDKLKEITDEYLKNDKEFCDVIRYLQGDDWAALVKEVGSKPAVQDFEKYLTDAGIPVDLIIALIHELIQNADPQAVTLKPVRSLRSYLDEIEAALPIADLIALLNDKMENSADFQALYAEVSSEKAHALVEEVRALDEVQRLAAELRSMGVKVDEVLAVVYEFLGWGAPVKTVKSLVDDLLQFLALIPLDKLKEITDEYLKNDKEFCDVIRYLQGDDWAALVKEVGSKPAVQDFEKYLTDAGIPVDLIIALIHELIQNADPQAVTLKPVRSLRSYLDEIEAALPIADLIALLNDKMENSADFQALYAEVSSEKAHALVEEVRALDEVQRLAAELRSMGVKVDEVLAIVYEFLGWGAPKTHVKLKSLVDDLIEFLALIPLDKLKEISDEYLKNDKEFCDVVRYLQGDDWAALVKEVGSKPAVQDFEKYLTDAGIPVDLIIALIHELIQNADPQAVTLKPVRSLRSYLDEIEAALPIDDLIALLNDKMKNSADFQALYAEVSSEKAHALVEEVRALDEVQRLAAELRSMGVKVDEVLAVVYEFLGWGAPVKSVKSLVDDLLQFLALIPLDKLKEITDEYLKNDKEFCDVIRYLQGDDWAALVKEVGSKPAVQDFEKYLTDAGIPVDLIIALIHELIQNADPQAVTLKPVRSLRSYLDEIEAALPIDDLIALLNDKMKNSADFQALYAEVSSEKAHALVEEVRALDEVQRLAAELRSMGVKVDEVLAVVYEFLGWGAPVKTVKSLVDDLLQFLALIPLDKLKEITDEYLKNDKEFCDVIRYLQGDDWAALVKEVGSKPAVQDFEKYLTDAGIPVDLIIALIHELIQNADPQAVTLKPVRSLRSYLDEIEAALPIADLIALLNDKMENSADFQALYAEVSSEKAHALVEEVRALDEVQRLAAELRSMGVKVDEVLAIVYEFLGWGAPVKRMKVLLTFAAFVGIASCQVNRGGILVEFLDFMQVIPTATVMEVVQDHLDNDPEFGAGVKYLQSKEWLDLNDRLFATPEFQDLKKHLTTIGIPIDFLLRFTRNMMMRAKPSVVGDTINFEPFIEDIGNAIPFDKILAVANDKLHNSDVFKSFYDAISSKETYKLVEKVRQLPEAKLIMSQLMKMGVRVDEYIRFIYTFFNWGTP, encoded by the exons aTGAAAATCTTACTAATCCTCTCACTCGTTTGTGTGTCTGCTTATGCAGCACCAAGGTCTCAAACAAAACATGTTGAGCATGTTAAATTGAAATCTTTAGTTGACGATCTTATTGAATTCTTGGCTCTTATCCCTCTTGATAAACTCAAGGAAATTAGTGacgaatatttgaaaaacgaCAAAGAATTCTGTGATGTCGTCAGGTACCTTCAAGGAGATGACTGGGCTGCTTTGGTAAAGGAAGTAGGAAGCAAACCAGCTGTACAAGATTTTGAAAAGTACCTCACCGATGCCGGAATCCCAGTTGACCTCATTATCGCACTCATCCATGAATTGATCCAGAATGCCGACCCACAAGCCGTTACCCTTAAGCCTGTCAGATCTTTGAGAAGTTACTTGGACGAAATTGAAGCAGCTCTTCCAATTGATGACCTCATAGCACTGTTGAACgacaaaatgaaaaacagtGCCGACTTCCAAGCCCTTTACGCTGAAGTCTCCAGTGAAAAAGCTCACGCACTGGTAGAAGAAGTCCGTGCTTTGGATGAAGTACAACGTTTGGCTGCAGAATTGAGATCCATGGGCGTCAAAGTTGATGAAGTTTTGGCTGTCGTCTACGAGTTCCTTGGATGGGGAGCACCCGTTAAATCCGTGAAATCCCTAGTTGATGACCTTCTCCAGTTCCTTGCCCTTATTCCTTTGGATAAGCTGAAAGAAATCACTGATGAATACTTGAAAAACGACAAAGAATTCTGCGATGTCATCAGGTACCTTCAAGGAGATGACTGGGCTGCTTTGGTAAAGGAAGTAGGAAGCAAACCAGCTGTACAAGATTTCGAAAAGTACCTCACCGATGCCGGAATCCCAGTTGACCTCATTATCGCACTCATCCATGAATTGATCCAGAATGCCGACCCACAAGCCGTTACCCTTAAGCCTGTCAGATCTTTGAGAAGTTACTTGGACGAAATTGAAGCAGCTCTTCCAATTGCTGACCTCATAGCTCTGTTGAACGACAAAATGGAAAACAGTGCTGATTTCCAAGCTCTTTACGCCGAAGTCTCCAGTGAAAAAGCTCACGCACTGGTAGAAGAAGTCCGTGCTTTGGATGAAGTACAACGTTTGGCTGCAGAATTGAGATCCATGGGCGTCAAAGTTGATGAAGTTTTGGCTGTTGTCTACGAGTTCCTTGGATGGGGAGCACCTGTTAAAACCGTAAAGTCCTTGGTTGATGACCTTCTACAGTTTCTTGCTCTTATTCCTTTGGATAAGCTGAAAGAAATCACCGACGAATACTTGAAAAACGATAAAGAATTCTGCGATGTCATCAGGTACCTTCAAGGAGATGACTGGGCTGCTTTGGTAAAGGAAGTAGGAAGCAAACCAGCTGTACAAGATTTCGAAAAGTACCTCACCGATGCCGGAATCCCAGTTGACCTCATTATCGCACTAATCCATGAATTGATCCAGAATGCCGACCCACAAGCCGTTACCCTTAAGCCCGTCAGATCTTTAAGAAGTTACTTGGACGAAATTGAAGCAGCTCTTCCAATTGCTGACCTCATAGCTCTGTTGAACGACAAAATGGAAAACAGTGCTGATTTCCAAGCTCTTTACGCCGAAGTCTCCAGTGAAAAAGCTCACGCACTGGTAGAAGAAGTCCGTGCTTTGGATGAAGTACAACGTTTGGCTGCAGAATTGAGATCCATGGGCGTCAAAGTTGATGAAGTTTTGGCTGTCGTCTACGAGTTCCTTGGATGGGGAGCACCTGTTAAAACCGTAAAGTCCTTGGTTGATGACCTTCTCCAGTTTCTTGCTCTTATTCCTTTGGATAAGCTGAAAGAAATCACCGACGAATACTTGAAAAACGATAAAGAATTCTGCGATGTCATCAGGTACCTTCAAGGAGATGACTGGGCTGCTTTGGTTAAGGAAGTAGGAAGCAAACCAGCTGTACAAGATTTCGAAAAGTACCTCACCGATGCCGGAATCCCAGTTGACCTCATTATCGCACTCATCCATGAATTGATCCAGAATGCCGACCCACAAGCCGTTACTCTTAAGCCTGTCAGATCTTTGAGAAGTTACTTGGACGAAATTGAAGCAGCTCTTCCAATTGCTGACCTCATAGCTCTGTTGAACGACAAAATGGAAAACAGTGCTGACTTCCAAGCTCTTTACGCCGAAGTCTCCAGTGAAAAAGCTCACGCACTGGTAGAAGAAGTCCGTGCTTTGGATGAAGTACAACGTTTGGCTGCAGAATTGAGATCCATGGGTGTCAAAGTTGATGAAGTTTTGGCTATTGTCTACGAGTTCCTTGGATGGGGAGCACCA AAAACT CATGTTAAATTGAAATCTTTAGTTGACGATCTTATTGAATTCTTGGCTCTTATCCCTCTTGATAAACTCAAGGAAATTAGTGacgaatatttgaaaaacgaCAAAGAATTCTGTGATGTCGTCAGGTACCTTCAAGGAGATGACTGGGCTGCTTTGGTAAAGGAAGTAGGAAGCAAACCAGCTGTACAAGATTTTGAAAAGTACCTCACCGATGCCGGAATCCCAGTTGACCTCATTATCGCACTCATCCATGAATTGATCCAGAATGCCGACCCACAAGCCGTTACCCTTAAGCCTGTCAGATCTTTGAGAAGTTACTTGGACGAAATTGAAGCAGCTCTTCCAATTGATGACCTCATAGCACTGTTGAACgacaaaatgaaaaacagtGCCGACTTCCAAGCCCTTTACGCTGAAGTCTCCAGTGAAAAAGCTCACGCACTGGTAGAAGAAGTCCGTGCTTTGGATGAAGTACAACGTTTGGCTGCAGAATTGAGATCCATGGGCGTCAAAGTTGATGAAGTTTTGGCTGTCGTCTACGAGTTCCTTGGATGGGGAGCACCCGTTAAATCCGTGAAATCCCTAGTTGATGACCTTCTCCAGTTCCTTGCCCTTATTCCTTTGGATAAGCTGAAAGAAATCACTGATGAATACTTGAAAAACGACAAAGAATTCTGCGATGTCATCAGGTACCTTCAAGGAGATGACTGGGCTGCTTTGGTAAAGGAAGTAGGAAGCAAACCAGCTGTACAAGATTTCGAAAAGTACCTCACCGATGCCGGAATCCCAGTTGACCTCATTATCGCACTCATCCATGAATTGATCCAGAATGCCGACCCACAAGCCGTTACCCTTAAGCCTGTCAGATCTTTGAGGAGTTACTTGGACGAAATTGAAGCAGCTCTTCCAATTGATGACCTCATAGCACTGTTGAACgacaaaatgaaaaacagtGCCGACTTCCAAGCCCTTTACGCTGAAGTCTCCAGTGAAAAAGCTCACGCACTGGTAGAAGAAGTCCGTGCTTTGGATGAAGTACAACGTTTGGCTGCAGAATTGAGATCCATGGGCGTCAAAGTTGATGAAGTTTTGGCTGTTGTCTACGAGTTTCTTGGATGGGGAGCACCTGTTAAAACCGTAAAGTCCTTGGTTGATGACCTTCTCCAGTTTCTTGCTCTTATTCCTTTGGATAAGCTGAAAGAAATCACTGACGAATACTTGAAAAATGACAAAGAATTCTGCGATGTTATCAGGTACCTTCAAGGAGATGACTGGGCTGCTTTGGTTAAGGAAGTAGGAAGCAAACCAGCTGTAcaagattttgaaaaatacctCACCGATGCTGGAATCCCAGTTGACCTCATTATCGCACTCATCCATGAATTGATCCAGAATGCCGACCCACAAGCCGTTACCCTTAAGCCTGTCAGATCTTTGAGAAGTTACTTGGACGAAATTGAAGCAGCTCTTCCAATTGCTGACCTCATAGCTCTGTTGAACGACAAAATGGAAAACAGTGCTGATTTCCAAGCTCTTTACGCCGAAGTCTCCAGTGAAAAAGCTCACGCACTGGTAGAAGAAGTCCGTGCTTTGGATGAAGTACAACGTTTGGCTGCAGAATTGAGATCCATGGGCGTCAAAGTTGATGAAGTTTTGGCTATTGTCTACGAGTTCCTTGGATGGGGAGCACCAGTCAAACGG ATGAAAGTGTTACTAACATTCGCAGCATTTGTTGGCATAGCATCTTGTCAAGTCAACAGAGGAGGAATTTTGGTAGAATTTCTAGATTTTATGCAAGTAATCCCTACTGCCACCGTCATGGAGGTTGTCCAAGATCATTTGGATAATGATCCGGAATTTGGAGCAGGTGTAAAATATCTACAAAGCAAGGAATGGCTCGATTTAAACGACAGATTATTCGCAACACCAGAATTCCAAGACTTGAAAAAACATCTAACCACAATCGGAATTCCTATAGATTTTCTGCTAAGGTTTACAAGAAACATGATGATGAGAGCCAAGCCAAGTGTTGTTGGTGATACTATCAACTTTGAACCATTTATTGAAGATATAGGTAATGCCATTCCCTTCGATAAGATTTTAGCGGTGGCTAATGATAAGCTCCATAACAGTGATGTTTTCAAAAGCTTCTACGATGCAATTTCCAGCAAAGAAACCTATAAGCTGGTTGAAAAAGTAAGGCAATTACCTGAAGCTAAGTTAATAATGAGTCAACTTATGAAAATGGGCGTGAGAGTTGACGAATACATCAGATTCATTTACACTTTCTTCAATTGGGGAACACCATAA